A window of Pseudomonadota bacterium contains these coding sequences:
- a CDS encoding pyridoxal phosphate-dependent aminotransferase, which translates to MLLSDRVMSLRPSGVRKIFDLANKMKNPINLSIGEPDFDIPDPVKEEGIKWIRAGFNKYTPSGGIQELREKLLHHLKGQGIICDDVILTAGATGGLLLSLMVTLNPGDEVIIPDPYFVLYEYQIMLLGGKPVFIDTYPDFTLKEAALREAITGRTKIILINSPNNPSGAVCSKEELDMVARVAKEKDLLVFSDDIYDRFVYENNSEKVCLGQLYDKTLTIGGFSKTWAMTGWRLGFVAGPQEIIQSMVTMQQYVFSSVNSFAQKAALLALDYNMDSFIEGYKRKRDLIYDGLKDKYNVVKPGGAFFIFPEVPGGDGDKFVEKALENNLFIIPGSVFSSRKSNVRISFATSDENLLKGIEILRKMA; encoded by the coding sequence ATGCTGCTTTCTGACAGGGTAATGAGTTTAAGGCCGTCAGGTGTGAGGAAAATCTTCGACCTTGCAAATAAGATGAAAAACCCGATAAACCTGAGTATCGGCGAACCTGATTTTGATATCCCCGATCCTGTAAAGGAGGAAGGGATTAAATGGATACGGGCGGGATTTAACAAATATACACCATCAGGGGGCATTCAGGAATTACGGGAAAAGCTCCTGCATCATTTAAAGGGTCAGGGTATTATATGCGACGATGTGATACTTACTGCCGGAGCGACGGGTGGGTTATTGCTTTCCCTTATGGTTACTCTGAATCCCGGCGACGAAGTTATTATTCCGGACCCGTACTTTGTCTTATATGAATATCAGATCATGCTTCTTGGCGGAAAACCGGTTTTCATCGATACCTACCCCGATTTTACACTAAAGGAAGCTGCATTAAGAGAAGCTATCACCGGTAGAACAAAGATTATTTTGATCAATAGCCCCAATAACCCCTCAGGCGCAGTATGCTCTAAAGAAGAGCTTGATATGGTTGCAAGGGTTGCGAAGGAAAAAGATCTGCTTGTATTTTCCGATGACATATATGATAGATTTGTATATGAGAATAACTCGGAAAAGGTTTGTCTGGGTCAGTTATACGATAAGACCCTTACAATCGGGGGCTTTTCAAAAACATGGGCAATGACAGGCTGGAGACTCGGGTTTGTTGCCGGACCGCAAGAGATCATTCAATCTATGGTAACCATGCAACAGTATGTATTCAGCAGCGTTAATTCCTTTGCTCAGAAGGCAGCGCTATTAGCCCTTGATTATAATATGGATTCGTTTATTGAAGGCTACAAAAGGAAAAGGGATCTCATTTACGATGGTCTGAAAGACAAATACAATGTGGTAAAACCCGGAGGGGCCTTTTTTATTTTTCCCGAGGTTCCCGGTGGGGACGGCGATAAATTTGTCGAAAAGGCCCTGGAAAATAACCTGTTTATAATACCGGGAAGTGTTTTTTCAAGCAGGAAGTCAAATGTGCGTATTTCATTCGCTACCAGCGACGAGAACCTGTTGAAGGGTATAGAGATATTAAGGAAGATGGCATGA
- a CDS encoding nucleotidyltransferase domain-containing protein yields MNLRNLVREKRAVILDTAKRHGAQNLRIFGSVARGDFDEKSDLDFLVEMEHERKSFKSEPSWMRP; encoded by the coding sequence ATGAATCTTAGAAATCTTGTAAGAGAGAAACGGGCAGTAATATTGGATACCGCCAAACGACACGGCGCCCAAAACCTGAGAATCTTCGGGTCTGTTGCACGGGGCGATTTCGATGAAAAAAGCGATCTGGACTTTCTCGTTGAAATGGAACACGAGAGAAAATCGTTCAAATCAGAGCCCTCATGGATGAGACCTTGA
- a CDS encoding class I SAM-dependent DNA methyltransferase, which produces MANHQEHANLIWQIADLLRGPYRPPQYERVMLPMTVLRRFDCVLAPTKDAVLKKYELIKEKHHDTALESILDKAAGQRFHNHSPLTFEKLKGDPDNIEKHLVSYIKGFSNNVRTIFDYFEFEGEIEKMREANILYLVVSKFCDVDLHPDKVPNEEMGLIFENLIRRFNELANETAGDHFTPREVIRLMVSVLFINDNELLATPGTVRKLLDPACGTGGMLAEAQNYLRNHHKEARLYVYGQDYNKRAFATAASDMLMKQVDHNGSGDNIRFGDSFTDDQFGDDKFDYFLTNPPFGVDWKKQQKEIQREYEKVGFGGRFGAGLPRVNDGSLLFLQHMVSKFEPLLPGQLKHGSRLAIVFSGSPLFSGGAGSGESNIRKWIIENDWLEAIIALPEQMFYNTSIGTYIWIVTNRKEKHRKGKIQLFDARNIYVPMRKSLGDKRRMISNGEEGTPNQIDDIVKHYAGFSNSEISKLFDNDDFGYTRITVERPLRLCYRMTIEDKARFLDACPERLDDVQAIDAELGREPISDWNSVLERILDILHKRRSNLKKAELKLFRDVFTHKDPEAEPVKKEKEEGLEPDANLRDFENIPLKDNIDEYFKREVLPHVPDAWMDCSKDKVGYEINFNRHFYKYIPPRPLEEIDADLKKAEDEILRLLSEVTE; this is translated from the coding sequence ATGGCTAATCACCAGGAACATGCGAATTTAATATGGCAGATTGCTGATTTGCTGCGCGGACCTTACAGGCCACCGCAGTATGAGCGGGTCATGCTGCCCATGACGGTGCTGCGCCGGTTTGATTGCGTACTCGCGCCCACCAAGGACGCTGTGCTAAAAAAGTATGAATTGATAAAAGAGAAGCATCACGACACGGCCCTGGAGAGCATACTCGACAAGGCTGCCGGTCAGCGGTTTCATAACCATTCACCCCTTACCTTTGAGAAGCTGAAGGGTGACCCGGACAATATCGAAAAGCACCTTGTCAGTTACATCAAAGGCTTTTCAAACAACGTCCGGACAATCTTCGATTATTTCGAATTTGAGGGTGAGATTGAGAAAATGCGGGAGGCCAACATTCTCTATCTTGTTGTCTCCAAGTTCTGCGATGTGGATTTACATCCCGACAAGGTACCCAATGAGGAAATGGGCCTCATCTTCGAAAACCTTATCCGCCGCTTTAATGAACTTGCCAACGAAACAGCCGGTGACCACTTTACGCCCCGTGAGGTTATCCGGCTCATGGTGAGTGTTCTCTTTATAAACGATAATGAACTTCTTGCCACGCCCGGTACGGTACGCAAACTCCTCGATCCGGCCTGCGGCACCGGCGGTATGCTGGCCGAAGCCCAAAACTATCTGCGTAATCACCACAAGGAAGCAAGGCTCTATGTCTATGGTCAGGATTATAACAAGAGGGCCTTTGCCACTGCCGCGTCAGATATGCTCATGAAGCAGGTCGATCATAACGGCAGCGGTGATAATATCCGCTTCGGCGACTCCTTCACTGATGACCAGTTTGGGGACGACAAATTCGACTACTTTCTCACGAACCCGCCCTTCGGCGTGGATTGGAAGAAGCAGCAAAAGGAGATTCAGCGTGAATATGAAAAAGTGGGCTTTGGAGGGCGTTTCGGGGCTGGTTTGCCGCGCGTCAACGATGGGTCTCTTCTTTTTCTCCAGCATATGGTCAGCAAATTCGAGCCTCTGTTACCCGGCCAACTCAAGCACGGCTCGCGTCTGGCCATTGTTTTCAGCGGCTCACCCCTTTTCTCCGGTGGAGCCGGTTCCGGGGAAAGCAATATACGGAAATGGATCATTGAAAATGACTGGCTTGAAGCCATTATTGCTCTGCCTGAACAGATGTTTTATAACACCAGCATCGGTACCTATATCTGGATTGTCACCAACCGCAAAGAAAAACACCGCAAAGGCAAGATACAATTATTCGACGCCCGCAATATCTATGTGCCAATGCGCAAGAGTCTCGGTGATAAGCGCCGTATGATAAGCAACGGTGAGGAAGGGACACCGAACCAGATTGATGATATCGTGAAGCATTACGCTGGGTTCAGTAACAGCGAAATCTCAAAGCTCTTTGACAATGACGACTTCGGATACACCCGTATCACCGTCGAACGTCCGTTACGGCTTTGCTACCGGATGACCATCGAAGACAAAGCCCGTTTTCTTGACGCCTGTCCTGAACGGCTTGATGATGTTCAGGCCATCGACGCGGAGCTTGGCCGTGAGCCAATTAGTGATTGGAATTCGGTGCTTGAACGTATTCTCGATATACTGCATAAGCGCCGGTCAAACTTGAAAAAGGCTGAGCTCAAGCTCTTTCGTGATGTATTCACGCACAAAGACCCGGAGGCCGAGCCGGTGAAAAAAGAAAAAGAAGAGGGCTTAGAGCCTGATGCCAACCTCCGAGACTTTGAAAACATTCCCCTCAAAGATAATATTGATGAATATTTTAAGCGCGAGGTTTTGCCCCACGTGCCTGACGCATGGATGGATTGCAGCAAGGATAAGGTGGGATACGAGATCAACTTCAACCGCCATTTCTACAAGTACATCCCACCTCGGCCATTAGAAGAGATTGATGCAGACTTGAAAAAGGCGGAGGACGAGATTTTAAGGTTGCTCAGTGAGGTAACAGAGTGA
- a CDS encoding restriction endonuclease subunit S — translation MSVSLPQTLPDSLKTIRLKWLLSALESGRREISDTEEYISGALSIGGEHIGWQGQWKLSNPRFVPLDFYEKMSTGRIHQNDVLLVKDGATIGKVAIAEQLPASQSAVNEHVFLLRFSDANCPKFYFYFIQSSIAQDQIKLEVRGSAQPGLNSEFRNSVIAPNPPYEQQQTIADFLDRETTKIDVMIVAKERLLELLAEKRRALITHAVTHGLNPDVPLRDSGIPWLGQAPAHWDVIRLRWLFSSLEQGWSPQADDREPEDDEWAVLKLNSVNHGHFDITKVKTLPPELDVPHNLEVHQHDFLITRSNTPELVGDVCHVMASRPRLILCDLIYRLLLEENIIDGSFLNYFLLSPVGRIQIETDARGTSNSMVKISQEHIKDWQIVLPPLSEQRSIIAHINLETTKLDTLKKVAELTINLLKERRSALIAAAVTGRLEIPQ, via the coding sequence GTGAGTGTATCTCTCCCTCAGACCTTACCAGACAGCTTGAAAACAATCCGCCTAAAATGGCTCCTTTCTGCGCTCGAAAGTGGCAGAAGAGAAATCAGTGACACCGAAGAATACATCAGTGGTGCGCTAAGCATTGGAGGGGAACACATCGGTTGGCAAGGGCAGTGGAAACTTAGCAATCCAAGATTCGTTCCCCTTGATTTTTATGAAAAAATGTCAACGGGGAGAATCCATCAAAATGATGTGCTTCTCGTAAAGGATGGAGCCACAATTGGCAAGGTCGCAATCGCAGAGCAGTTGCCTGCCTCTCAGTCAGCAGTCAACGAACATGTATTTTTACTCCGATTTTCAGATGCTAATTGTCCCAAGTTTTATTTCTACTTCATTCAATCCAGCATAGCCCAAGACCAGATAAAGTTGGAGGTGCGTGGGTCTGCTCAACCAGGTTTAAATTCCGAATTCCGTAATTCTGTTATTGCTCCTAACCCTCCATATGAACAACAGCAGACCATCGCTGACTTTCTCGACCGTGAGACGACAAAAATAGATGTAATGATAGTTGCGAAAGAGCGCCTCTTAGAACTGCTGGCGGAGAAGAGACGGGCGCTTATAACTCATGCTGTTACCCATGGTCTTAATCCAGACGTTCCTTTACGCGACTCCGGTATCCCATGGCTTGGACAAGCTCCGGCTCACTGGGATGTTATCCGCCTACGTTGGCTCTTTTCCAGTCTTGAACAGGGTTGGAGCCCTCAGGCAGACGATCGAGAGCCTGAGGATGATGAGTGGGCTGTACTCAAGCTGAACTCTGTTAATCATGGCCATTTTGACATTACCAAAGTGAAAACATTGCCACCCGAGCTTGATGTACCTCACAACCTTGAAGTCCATCAGCACGACTTTCTCATTACTCGGTCTAACACACCTGAATTGGTCGGTGATGTTTGCCATGTTATGGCATCCCGGCCCCGACTGATCCTTTGCGATCTTATTTATCGCTTGTTACTTGAGGAAAATATTATTGATGGATCATTCTTGAATTATTTTTTGCTCAGTCCAGTTGGCCGTATTCAGATCGAGACGGACGCCCGGGGTACAAGTAATTCAATGGTAAAGATTTCGCAGGAGCACATAAAGGATTGGCAAATAGTCTTACCTCCTCTCTCTGAACAACGCTCCATCATCGCCCACATCAACCTGGAAACCACAAAACTGGATACTCTGAAGAAAGTGGCGGAGCTAACAATAAATCTATTGAAAGAGCGCCGCTCTGCCCTCATAGCCGCCGCGGTAACCGGCAGGCTGGAGATACCCCAATGA
- a CDS encoding putative DNA binding domain-containing protein — MSGVDRTTDDLTGLLAELRNLPRETKWVEFKENNNNPEEIGEYISGLSNSAALCGKTHGYVIWGIADKTHEVVGTDFRPGTAKKGNEDLESWLLRLLSPRIDFHFWPIDVAEQLIVLLEIPRASSKPVQFQGNRFIRVGSYLKKLKDFPEKERELWRIFDRVPFEEIKAVERLPGKDVLALLDYPSYFDLLKLPLPDGAQKILERLSEERMVSINQAGGWDITNLGAVLFAKNMEQFKGLRRKIVRVVFYDDKGRLKTIREHVDRKGYATGFQGLIDFLNGALPQNEEIGKALRKEMSMFPEPAIRELVANALIHQDLSVTGSGPMIEVFSDRIEITNPGLPLVNTDRFLDSPPRSRNEVLASFMRRAGICEERGSGVDKVVFQTELFQLPAPSFETPEGSTRAVLSAYKALKDMDRTDRVRACYLHACLRFVHRDPMTNSSLRERFGILEHNAAIASRIIRDTMEEKRIKPYDPEQGKKYAKYVPFWA; from the coding sequence ATGAGTGGTGTTGATCGTACCACGGATGATTTGACGGGACTCCTTGCAGAGTTGCGGAACCTGCCTAGGGAAACTAAGTGGGTTGAGTTCAAGGAGAACAATAATAATCCCGAGGAGATAGGTGAATACATCTCAGGGCTGAGTAATTCCGCTGCCCTCTGCGGCAAAACACATGGATATGTGATCTGGGGCATTGCGGACAAAACTCATGAAGTTGTTGGAACCGATTTCCGCCCAGGAACCGCAAAGAAGGGTAATGAAGACCTTGAGAGTTGGTTGCTTCGCCTGCTTAGCCCACGTATTGATTTTCATTTCTGGCCCATTGATGTGGCGGAGCAGCTTATCGTGTTGCTTGAAATTCCTCGCGCATCTTCCAAACCGGTTCAGTTTCAGGGAAACAGGTTTATCCGCGTCGGTTCTTACCTGAAAAAACTGAAAGATTTTCCGGAAAAAGAACGTGAGTTATGGCGTATCTTCGACCGCGTTCCCTTTGAGGAAATCAAGGCTGTTGAGCGTCTGCCTGGCAAGGATGTCCTGGCTCTGTTGGACTATCCCAGTTACTTTGACTTACTGAAACTTCCTCTTCCTGACGGAGCTCAAAAAATATTGGAGCGCCTTTCAGAAGAGCGCATGGTCTCAATTAATCAGGCGGGAGGTTGGGACATAACAAATCTTGGCGCAGTTCTTTTTGCCAAAAACATGGAGCAGTTTAAAGGCTTGAGACGTAAAATAGTACGTGTTGTCTTTTACGATGATAAGGGCAGGCTGAAAACTATTCGGGAACATGTTGACCGAAAGGGTTATGCAACAGGATTTCAAGGGCTTATTGATTTTCTCAATGGAGCGTTGCCGCAAAACGAAGAAATCGGTAAGGCGCTCAGAAAAGAAATGTCCATGTTTCCTGAACCGGCAATCCGCGAGTTAGTGGCCAACGCGCTGATTCATCAAGATCTTTCAGTAACGGGAAGCGGTCCTATGATTGAAGTATTCTCAGACAGGATAGAGATAACCAATCCGGGACTTCCCCTGGTTAACACGGATCGGTTTTTGGATAGTCCACCCCGTTCTCGTAATGAGGTTTTGGCATCTTTTATGCGAAGAGCGGGTATATGCGAGGAACGCGGCAGCGGTGTCGATAAGGTAGTCTTCCAGACGGAGCTTTTTCAGTTGCCGGCACCGAGTTTCGAAACACCGGAGGGAAGCACACGTGCAGTTCTTTCTGCCTACAAAGCATTGAAAGATATGGATCGGACAGATCGTGTTCGTGCCTGCTATCTCCATGCATGCCTTCGTTTTGTTCATCGAGATCCAATGACCAACTCCAGTCTGAGAGAACGATTTGGAATTTTAGAACATAACGCGGCAATTGCTTCAAGAATCATCCGTGACACCATGGAAGAAAAACGTATTAAGCCTTATGACCCAGAACAGGGAAAGAAGTATGCCAAATATGTGCCCTTTTGGGCTTAG